The Paenibacillus macerans genome includes a window with the following:
- a CDS encoding response regulator transcription factor, with the protein MKVVIADDHAVVRSGFAMIINFQEDMEVVATAADGIEAYKMVAKHRPDILLMDLSMPPGESGLIATAKINEDFPDTKIIILTMYDDEEYLFHVLKNGAKGYVLKNAPDEQLVSAIRMVHQGGVYIHPKLATSLVREFINQNQEADESSPYRILSTREIEILPLVAKGYGNKEIAEMLHISVKTVEAHKAKLMEKLNLKTRPELVEYALKKKLLDF; encoded by the coding sequence ATGAAGGTTGTCATTGCCGATGACCATGCCGTCGTCCGCAGCGGCTTTGCGATGATCATCAATTTTCAGGAAGACATGGAGGTCGTCGCGACGGCCGCCGACGGGATCGAAGCCTACAAAATGGTGGCGAAGCATCGGCCGGACATTCTGCTGATGGATCTCAGCATGCCTCCCGGCGAAAGCGGACTGATCGCCACCGCGAAGATCAACGAGGATTTTCCCGATACGAAAATCATTATCCTGACCATGTATGACGATGAGGAATATCTGTTCCATGTGCTGAAAAACGGAGCCAAAGGTTATGTGCTGAAAAACGCTCCGGACGAACAGCTGGTCTCGGCGATCCGCATGGTGCATCAAGGCGGCGTTTACATCCACCCGAAGCTGGCCACCTCGCTTGTCCGCGAGTTCATCAACCAAAACCAGGAGGCGGACGAGAGCAGTCCCTACCGGATTTTATCCACCCGCGAGATCGAGATTTTGCCGCTGGTGGCCAAGGGCTACGGCAATAAGGAAATCGCCGAGATGCTGCATATTTCCGTAAAAACCGTCGAGGCGCATAAAGCGAAGCTGATGGAGAAGCTGAATTTAAAAACAAGGCCGGAGCTGGTGGAATACGCGCTCAAAAAGAAGCTGCTGGACTTTTAA
- a CDS encoding nitrate/nitrite transporter: protein MIRKVQLPLQTLNLIVGFAVWVIISSLVSFMGEDINIPPDKVAIITAIPVVLGSVLRIPIGYYTNIFGARLVFLISFVLLLFPVYYISEAKSYVDLIIGGLFLGIGGAVFSVGVTSLPKYYPKERHGLVNGVYGLGNLGTAVTSFSAPVVATQIGWSMTVKLYLVLLLVFAALNFLLGDRKEVKVKTSMLEQIKGVYKNEKLWLFSLLYFITFGSFVAFTVYLPNFLVTNFDLSKVDAGMRTAGFIALATFMRPVGGWLADRFNALYLLVGVFTAFTVAAIVLAFSPTFTLYTVGCLVIAIAAGIGNGVIFKLVPQYFNKQAGIVNGIVSMMGGLGGFFPPLLLSYIHSVTGQYSIGFMLLSQVALASVILVLWMLYHDKASLPAKTSNISN from the coding sequence TTGATAAGAAAAGTTCAATTACCGCTGCAAACATTAAATCTTATCGTTGGTTTTGCCGTGTGGGTGATCATCTCTTCGCTCGTGTCGTTTATGGGCGAAGACATCAACATCCCGCCCGACAAGGTGGCGATCATCACGGCGATTCCGGTCGTGCTTGGTTCTGTGCTTCGTATACCTATCGGTTATTACACCAACATCTTTGGGGCCCGGCTCGTCTTTTTGATCAGCTTCGTCTTGTTGCTGTTTCCGGTGTACTACATCAGCGAAGCGAAGTCATACGTCGATCTGATCATCGGCGGGTTGTTCCTCGGGATCGGCGGGGCCGTATTTTCCGTCGGCGTTACGTCGCTGCCGAAATATTACCCCAAAGAGCGCCATGGCTTGGTGAACGGCGTATACGGATTGGGGAATCTGGGAACGGCCGTCACCTCTTTTTCGGCGCCCGTCGTCGCTACGCAAATCGGCTGGTCGATGACCGTGAAGCTGTATCTGGTTTTGCTGTTGGTGTTTGCGGCATTGAATTTTCTCCTTGGCGACCGCAAGGAAGTCAAAGTGAAAACGTCGATGCTGGAACAGATCAAAGGCGTCTACAAAAACGAAAAGCTGTGGCTGTTTTCGCTGCTCTATTTCATTACCTTTGGCTCGTTTGTCGCTTTTACCGTGTATTTGCCGAATTTCCTCGTCACGAATTTCGACCTTAGCAAGGTTGACGCGGGGATGCGGACGGCCGGCTTCATCGCGCTCGCTACGTTCATGCGCCCGGTTGGCGGTTGGCTGGCGGACCGCTTCAACGCGCTGTATCTGCTGGTCGGGGTCTTTACGGCCTTTACCGTGGCCGCGATCGTGTTGGCCTTCTCGCCGACGTTCACCTTATATACCGTCGGTTGCCTCGTTATCGCGATCGCCGCGGGAATCGGGAACGGGGTGATCTTTAAGCTGGTGCCGCAGTATTTCAACAAGCAGGCCGGAATCGTCAACGGGATCGTTTCGATGATGGGCGGACTCGGCGGATTTTTCCCGCCGCTGCTGTTATCTTATATCCATTCGGTGACCGGGCAGTATTCGATCGGATTTATGCTGCTGTCGCAGGTGGCGCTGGCCAGCGTGATCCTCGTTCTTTGGATGCTCTACCATGACAAGGCGAGCTTGCCGGCGAAGACGTCCAATATCAGCAATTAA
- a CDS encoding phosphosulfolactate synthase, whose protein sequence is MNSTLRAVWPPELRDPSGLRRQAPSEGNRQPLEALSRGLTMIIDKGLGRNAFADFIELGSPYVDCVKFGFGTSPLYSTELLLYKINLAKRHGLMVMPGGTLLETAVQQDAVPAFFDAVCSLGFNGIEVSDGTIELPRKKRTELIQEGKKHGLKVVTEFGKKLSGSLIDATHLAETQEADLEAGAELMTVEARESGCGVGIFDEKGDCRMEIVDNILEFVPDSRRLMWEAPLKHQQVLLLRKFGSDVHLGNIPPADILSLETMRRGLRQDTFEFGVKRTEAKECFYVI, encoded by the coding sequence ATGAATAGTACGTTGCGTGCAGTTTGGCCCCCCGAGCTAAGAGACCCGAGCGGACTGCGCCGTCAAGCCCCTAGCGAGGGCAACCGTCAACCCTTGGAGGCGTTAAGCCGCGGCCTCACAATGATCATCGACAAAGGCTTGGGCAGAAATGCGTTTGCCGATTTTATCGAACTGGGTTCCCCCTATGTCGATTGCGTCAAGTTTGGCTTTGGCACATCCCCGCTGTACAGCACGGAGCTGCTGCTGTACAAGATCAATTTGGCCAAACGGCACGGCCTGATGGTGATGCCCGGCGGTACGCTGCTGGAAACGGCCGTTCAGCAAGATGCCGTTCCGGCTTTCTTTGACGCGGTCTGCAGCCTCGGCTTCAACGGGATTGAGGTGTCCGACGGAACGATCGAGCTTCCGCGCAAAAAACGCACCGAGCTGATTCAGGAAGGCAAAAAACACGGTCTTAAGGTCGTTACGGAATTCGGCAAAAAGCTGTCCGGGTCGCTTATCGATGCCACACATCTGGCGGAGACTCAAGAAGCCGATCTGGAGGCCGGCGCCGAGCTGATGACCGTAGAGGCCCGCGAGTCGGGATGCGGCGTCGGCATTTTCGATGAAAAGGGCGATTGCCGCATGGAGATTGTCGACAATATCCTCGAATTTGTCCCCGATTCCCGCAGGCTGATGTGGGAAGCGCCGCTGAAGCATCAACAAGTGCTGCTGCTGCGGAAATTCGGTTCGGACGTACACCTGGGGAATATCCCTCCGGCGGATATTTTATCGCTTGAAACGATGCGCCGGGGACTGCGTCAGGACACCTTTGAATTCGGCGTTAAGCGGACGGAGGCAAAGGAATGTTTCTACGTGATCTGA
- a CDS encoding MFS transporter encodes MEKTKSRKLNISFESDIRLAPGRKSKEAEEAEEKSGSESKGRIWEFIAIATIPIVQVFGNSMLVPVLPEMQRQLGISKFQSSLVISIFSLAAALFIPVIGYLSDQFGRKMIIVPALIVYGGAGVLAGFGAIWDSYGVIIAARAIQGMAAAGTAPIAMALVGDLYKGGTESKALGLIEASNGTGKVLSPIIGSLLVLIVWYASFFAFPAFCLISLLAVLFLIKEPKHEQKQELGKYIHKIGEVFSKKGSWLITCFFAGSLGLFILFGVLFYLSNILEDPPYNIDGVVKGLILAIPLLGMVITSYTTGSLIKKKGTLMRWLMNIGLLLMTLALGATIFFFKNMYVFIGLLTVSSIGTGLLLPCLNTIITGAVQKSERGMITSLYNSLRFLGVAFGPPLFGWMMDKSDYLVFISVSVLSLITLGLVFFLIRPPRKVS; translated from the coding sequence ATGGAAAAGACCAAATCACGCAAGCTGAATATTTCGTTTGAAAGCGATATACGCCTTGCTCCAGGCCGCAAATCAAAAGAGGCCGAGGAAGCCGAGGAGAAATCCGGCAGTGAGTCCAAAGGGCGCATTTGGGAATTTATCGCCATCGCCACCATACCGATCGTGCAGGTGTTCGGCAACTCCATGCTGGTGCCCGTGCTTCCCGAAATGCAGCGGCAGCTCGGGATCAGCAAATTTCAAAGCAGCTTGGTCATCTCGATTTTTTCTTTGGCCGCCGCCCTGTTCATTCCGGTGATCGGCTATTTGTCCGACCAGTTTGGGCGGAAAATGATCATCGTCCCCGCTTTGATCGTTTACGGCGGAGCGGGCGTACTCGCCGGCTTCGGAGCGATTTGGGACTCCTACGGGGTAATTATTGCCGCCCGAGCGATCCAGGGCATGGCGGCCGCCGGGACCGCGCCCATCGCGATGGCCCTGGTTGGCGATCTCTACAAGGGCGGTACGGAAAGTAAAGCGCTGGGGCTGATTGAGGCCTCCAACGGCACGGGAAAAGTGCTTAGTCCGATCATCGGCTCCCTGCTCGTTTTGATCGTCTGGTACGCTTCGTTTTTCGCGTTTCCCGCGTTTTGTCTCATATCCTTGCTTGCTGTCTTGTTTTTGATTAAAGAACCCAAACACGAGCAGAAGCAGGAGCTGGGGAAATACATTCACAAAATCGGGGAAGTTTTCAGCAAAAAAGGCAGCTGGCTGATCACCTGTTTTTTTGCCGGGTCGTTGGGACTGTTCATTTTGTTCGGCGTGCTGTTTTATTTGTCCAATATTTTGGAGGATCCGCCCTATAACATCGACGGGGTCGTCAAAGGCTTGATTTTGGCCATTCCTCTGCTTGGGATGGTCATTACATCCTATACGACCGGGAGCCTGATCAAGAAAAAAGGCACGTTGATGCGCTGGCTTATGAACATCGGGCTGCTGTTGATGACGCTGGCGCTTGGGGCCACGATTTTTTTCTTCAAAAACATGTATGTGTTTATCGGACTGCTTACGGTCAGCAGCATCGGTACCGGACTGCTCCTGCCCTGTTTAAATACGATCATTACCGGGGCGGTGCAAAAAAGCGAACGGGGCATGATCACATCCCTGTACAACAGCCTGCGGTTTCTAGGTGTCGCTTTCGGTCCGCCCTTATTCGGTTGGATGATGGACAAGTCGGATTATCTGGTGTTTATTTCCGTCTCGGTCCTGTCTTTGATTACGCTGGGGCTGGTCTTTTTCCTGATCCGGCCGCCTCGTAAAGTCAGCTAA
- a CDS encoding 2-phosphosulfolactate phosphatase, whose translation MNIEIMQGGGKMPAASDINVVIDVIRAFTVAHQAFIHGIKGIFLAATPEEAFCLKKENEGCLLAGEEKGLLINGFDLDNSPARIRRADLRGKFLVQKTTNGVKATLNALNAEHVLVTGFSNARTTAEYIKARWLKSHPSITINIIASHPTGDDDLACAEYISGILRGTFAPSAEETRLRILGSEAAQKFYDPGKPDFLPEDMEFCSAELRSDFVMAVNRLNRIPFVEKVIV comes from the coding sequence TTGAATATCGAGATTATGCAGGGGGGCGGCAAGATGCCCGCAGCTTCGGATATCAACGTGGTGATTGACGTCATACGGGCATTTACGGTTGCTCATCAGGCGTTCATTCATGGCATTAAAGGCATCTTTCTCGCGGCAACGCCGGAGGAAGCTTTTTGTTTGAAAAAGGAGAACGAGGGATGTCTTCTGGCGGGAGAGGAAAAAGGGCTGCTCATCAACGGCTTTGATCTTGACAACTCCCCGGCGCGAATACGGCGGGCGGATCTTCGGGGGAAGTTTTTGGTCCAGAAAACGACCAATGGCGTGAAGGCGACGTTAAACGCTCTAAACGCCGAGCATGTTTTGGTAACGGGGTTTTCGAACGCCCGGACGACAGCGGAGTATATCAAAGCAAGATGGCTTAAGTCCCACCCCTCCATCACGATCAACATCATCGCCTCACATCCCACGGGGGACGATGACCTGGCCTGCGCGGAGTACATTTCCGGCATTCTTCGCGGCACCTTCGCTCCTTCGGCGGAGGAAACCAGGCTAAGGATACTTGGCTCGGAAGCGGCCCAAAAATTTTACGATCCCGGCAAGCCGGATTTTTTGCCTGAAGACATGGAATTTTGCAGCGCGGAGCTGCGCTCGGATTTCGTGATGGCGGTGAACCGCTTAAACCGCATTCCTTTCGTGGAAAAAGTGATAGTTTGA
- a CDS encoding DUF3231 family protein: protein MGVLDGNPKNEPMHYGEIFTIWESSMGAKMILSCYQAFTYHAGDKELKELLGDLIDQAKLEIKEFDKLLSEAGITPPPMLPERPEAKLEDIPAGARFADPEIGAKLAMDNAAGLAGCSSAMGMSIREDIAALFAKYHVAKTGFGLRILRLNKEKGWLVPPPLLVKKPE, encoded by the coding sequence ATGGGCGTGTTGGATGGAAATCCGAAAAATGAACCGATGCATTACGGAGAAATATTTACGATTTGGGAAAGCTCCATGGGAGCGAAGATGATACTGTCGTGTTATCAAGCGTTTACTTATCATGCCGGCGATAAGGAGCTGAAAGAATTGCTTGGCGATTTGATCGATCAAGCCAAGCTGGAAATCAAAGAGTTCGACAAGCTGTTAAGCGAAGCAGGGATTACACCGCCTCCCATGCTGCCGGAACGCCCGGAAGCCAAGCTGGAGGATATCCCGGCCGGGGCCCGGTTTGCCGATCCGGAAATCGGCGCAAAGCTCGCCATGGACAATGCGGCGGGTCTCGCGGGATGCAGTTCCGCGATGGGCATGTCCATCCGTGAGGATATCGCCGCCTTATTTGCCAAATACCATGTGGCCAAAACCGGATTCGGCCTGCGAATTCTTCGCTTAAACAAAGAAAAGGGCTGGCTTGTCCCTCCCCCATTGCTCGTCAAAAAGCCGGAATAA
- a CDS encoding RNA polymerase sigma factor — MSKTLQEPKPPESLRDPGQIEDIVQRIQQGEREEFALIVQAFQQPIFRYCCRLLGNRQDAEDAVQDVLFKAYQSIGRYKPAASFSSWLYRIACNHCLNLLRRRRLQSRIMRIFKPETAAGSPEQKMEESLYSETLQAALMKLSLEERNMLVLRVFEQLSYQEMSEILQVSPNALNKRMKKTMNKMKACIEHKEEMECNTESVMSTKI, encoded by the coding sequence GTGAGCAAAACGTTACAGGAACCTAAACCGCCGGAAAGCTTGCGGGATCCCGGGCAAATTGAAGACATTGTCCAGCGGATTCAGCAAGGAGAACGGGAAGAGTTTGCGCTGATCGTTCAGGCGTTTCAGCAGCCGATTTTTCGCTACTGCTGCCGTCTGCTCGGCAACCGGCAAGACGCCGAGGATGCCGTACAGGATGTTTTGTTCAAGGCGTATCAGTCCATAGGGCGGTACAAGCCTGCGGCCAGCTTCTCGTCTTGGTTATACAGAATCGCTTGCAACCATTGTCTGAATCTATTGCGCAGACGCCGGCTGCAGAGCCGGATCATGCGTATTTTCAAACCGGAGACCGCCGCCGGGAGCCCGGAACAGAAAATGGAGGAGAGCTTGTACAGTGAAACCTTGCAAGCGGCGCTTATGAAGTTGTCGCTGGAAGAGCGGAATATGCTGGTGCTGCGGGTTTTTGAACAGCTTAGCTATCAGGAGATGAGCGAGATCCTGCAGGTTAGCCCCAATGCCTTGAACAAGCGGATGAAGAAGACGATGAACAAAATGAAGGCCTGCATAGAGCATAAGGAGGAGATGGAATGCAATACGGAGTCGGTGATGAGTACGAAAATATAA
- a CDS encoding aldo/keto reductase, which produces MKMNRLGASDLLVGEIGLGCMTLGTDEAKAVSLIHEALDLGVNFLDTADLYDSGRNEEIVGKAIRGRRDRVVVATKAGNRRIPGQDGWVWDPSKTYILSAVKESLRRLGTDYIDLYQLHGGTMEDPIDETIEAFEQLKREGVIREYGISSIRPNVIREYAARSSIVSVMNQYSIVDRRAEETVLPLLQEKGISAIARGPLASGALAAGREPNKGILDYELEELISLRRQLRELETEGRSLTQLAIRYSLAHPAVAVAIPGASSREQLLQNIAAANVPALSAEEVQLIRQASKANVYAQHR; this is translated from the coding sequence ATGAAAATGAATCGCTTAGGCGCATCCGATTTGCTCGTCGGCGAAATCGGACTGGGTTGCATGACTTTGGGGACGGACGAAGCGAAAGCCGTCTCGCTGATCCATGAGGCGCTGGATCTTGGCGTCAACTTCCTGGACACCGCCGATTTATACGATAGCGGGCGCAACGAAGAGATCGTCGGCAAGGCGATTCGGGGACGGCGGGATCGGGTCGTGGTGGCCACAAAAGCAGGCAACCGGAGAATTCCCGGTCAGGACGGCTGGGTGTGGGACCCTTCCAAAACCTATATCCTCTCGGCCGTCAAAGAAAGCTTGCGCAGGCTCGGCACGGATTATATCGATTTGTATCAGCTTCACGGAGGAACCATGGAAGACCCGATCGATGAGACGATCGAAGCGTTCGAGCAGTTAAAGCGCGAAGGCGTCATTCGGGAGTATGGCATTTCCTCGATTCGCCCCAACGTGATCCGGGAATACGCCGCCCGCTCTTCCATCGTCAGCGTCATGAATCAATACAGCATCGTAGACCGGCGGGCTGAAGAAACCGTGCTTCCTTTGCTCCAGGAAAAAGGAATCAGCGCCATTGCCCGCGGCCCGCTGGCCAGCGGCGCGCTCGCCGCCGGAAGAGAGCCCAACAAAGGCATTCTCGATTATGAGTTGGAGGAGCTGATCTCGCTGCGCCGACAGCTCCGGGAGCTGGAGACTGAGGGGCGCAGCCTGACGCAGCTGGCCATCCGGTATTCCCTTGCCCACCCGGCGGTGGCCGTTGCAATTCCCGGGGCCAGCTCCAGGGAGCAGCTGCTCCAAAATATCGCAGCCGCCAACGTTCCGGCTTTGTCCGCCGAGGAAGTCCAGCTGATCCGCCAGGCGAGCAAAGCGAACGTGTATGCGCAACACCGGTAA
- a CDS encoding YitT family protein encodes MKKNKTLEWIRRVIMIIIGAVITGYGLEAVLIPNDVIDGGVTGLSIMGSDLFGISLGILLFVLNIPFVYLGYKQVGKTFAIMSSIGIVALSVSTVLMHHIKPILGPKDPLLVVLAGGLLIGVGIGIVLRSGGAMDGSEVLAVLLSRKIPFSVGDIILVINAFIFTGAGFIYGLENALYSALTYYIAKNVIDIIQVGLEKSKSVKVISSKSEELGEAIQSRLGRSVTFTPGRGGYSKEETQILNCVINRMEETKLLSIIKDIDHSAFVVVSDVSEVRGGNFKKRDIH; translated from the coding sequence ATGAAAAAAAATAAAACACTTGAATGGATTCGCAGGGTGATCATGATCATCATCGGGGCAGTGATTACCGGATACGGCCTGGAAGCCGTGCTGATCCCCAACGATGTCATTGACGGCGGCGTTACCGGCTTAAGCATCATGGGCTCCGACCTGTTCGGCATTTCCCTCGGCATTCTGCTGTTTGTTTTAAATATTCCGTTCGTGTACCTCGGTTACAAGCAGGTCGGAAAAACGTTCGCGATTATGAGCAGTATCGGCATCGTGGCCTTGTCGGTTTCCACCGTGCTGATGCATCACATCAAACCGATATTGGGACCTAAAGATCCTTTGCTTGTCGTCTTGGCTGGGGGGCTGCTGATCGGCGTCGGAATCGGGATCGTGCTCCGCAGCGGAGGCGCCATGGATGGATCGGAAGTGCTCGCCGTACTGCTCTCCCGCAAAATCCCGTTCTCCGTCGGCGACATTATCCTGGTCATCAACGCGTTTATTTTTACGGGCGCGGGCTTTATTTACGGCCTGGAAAACGCCCTCTACTCGGCATTAACCTATTACATCGCCAAAAATGTCATCGATATCATTCAAGTTGGTTTGGAGAAATCAAAGTCCGTCAAGGTGATCAGCAGCAAATCGGAAGAGCTCGGGGAAGCGATTCAATCCCGTCTCGGCCGAAGCGTTACCTTCACCCCGGGCCGGGGCGGGTACTCGAAGGAGGAAACCCAAATCCTGAACTGCGTCATTAACCGCATGGAAGAAACCAAGCTACTCTCCATCATCAAGGACATCGATCACAGCGCGTTTGTCGTCGTATCCGACGTATCCGAAGTGCGCGGAGGCAACTTCAAAAAACGCGATATCCACTAG
- a CDS encoding TetR/AcrR family transcriptional regulator, translated as MRDRKHLIMDTALELFKEHGIPHTSIQMILETSQVAKGTFYKYFNSKSDVIVAILEQSHQDDMVIRRELEACEYPSELALLADQLAVPMSLPEKRPILEMLWSEYHSGELEISALIGKQIKWLSSRLVDIYGAEIKPYSFDAAMLYFGMVQQVSLTWESLFRTSPDWHEVIPKLLRYIEAIIKVMLDSRENIFAMDPLLQLDQKGSGVHIEKGFVLELIDALKQKAAAGNTPVSSIELIDGLHGLIAQKVINCTLILIALKALKEAFERTGLELEARRLFFIAKIYLEQSQQRKEQTYEKK; from the coding sequence ATGAGGGACCGCAAGCATTTAATAATGGACACGGCGCTTGAACTGTTCAAGGAGCATGGAATTCCCCATACTTCCATTCAGATGATTCTCGAAACCTCGCAAGTCGCAAAGGGCACATTTTACAAATATTTTAACTCGAAAAGCGATGTGATCGTGGCGATACTCGAGCAAAGCCATCAGGATGACATGGTGATCCGCAGGGAGCTGGAAGCCTGCGAATACCCTTCCGAGCTGGCGCTGCTGGCCGACCAATTGGCCGTCCCGATGTCTTTGCCGGAGAAAAGGCCCATCCTCGAAATGTTATGGTCGGAGTATCATAGCGGAGAGCTTGAAATATCGGCGCTGATCGGCAAACAAATAAAATGGCTGTCCTCCAGACTGGTTGATATATACGGGGCCGAGATCAAGCCGTATTCCTTTGACGCAGCCATGCTGTATTTCGGAATGGTCCAGCAAGTTTCGCTAACGTGGGAAAGCTTGTTTCGGACAAGTCCCGATTGGCATGAAGTCATTCCCAAACTGCTGCGTTACATCGAGGCGATCATCAAAGTCATGCTGGATTCCCGGGAAAACATCTTTGCGATGGACCCGCTCCTTCAACTTGACCAAAAAGGAAGCGGGGTGCATATAGAAAAAGGTTTTGTCCTGGAACTAATCGATGCATTAAAACAAAAGGCTGCGGCGGGAAATACGCCCGTCAGCTCCATCGAACTGATCGACGGGCTGCACGGCTTGATCGCGCAGAAAGTCATCAATTGCACATTAATCCTGATTGCGCTTAAAGCGTTGAAAGAAGCTTTTGAACGTACGGGGCTGGAATTGGAAGCCCGGCGGCTTTTTTTTATCGCAAAAATTTATTTGGAACAATCCCAACAACGTAAGGAGCAAACTTATGAAAAAAAATAA
- the bioB gene encoding biotin synthase BioB, producing the protein MKTVGPWDIYVAKALQGNCLTMEEGLNVLQAEDDGLLPLMEAAFQIRKHYFGKKVKLNMIINAKSGLCPEDCGYCSQSLVSAAPVDKYTLLDKESLLAGAREAMRRKAGTYCIVASGRGPTDKELEQVAEAVKEIRETMPLKVCACLGLLKADQARRLSEAGVHRYNHNLNTSKANYPSITSTHTYDQRVETVETAKASGLSPCSGVIVGMGETDREIVEMAFALRELDADSIPVNFLNAIPGTPLERAGRTPALKALKTLALFRFICPSKEIRVAGGRETSLRSLQPLSLYAANSLFVGDYLTTEGQDVTQDHRMIEDLGFEIELTAI; encoded by the coding sequence ATGAAAACGGTTGGGCCGTGGGATATTTACGTTGCAAAGGCGCTCCAAGGAAATTGCCTCACGATGGAAGAGGGGCTGAATGTGCTTCAGGCGGAGGATGATGGGCTGCTCCCTCTGATGGAAGCGGCTTTTCAAATCCGAAAACATTATTTCGGCAAAAAAGTGAAGTTGAACATGATCATTAACGCCAAAAGCGGGCTTTGCCCGGAGGACTGCGGCTACTGCTCGCAATCGCTCGTCTCGGCGGCCCCGGTGGACAAATACACGTTGCTGGATAAAGAGAGCCTGCTCGCCGGCGCGCGCGAAGCGATGCGGCGCAAAGCCGGAACCTACTGCATCGTGGCGTCCGGCAGAGGGCCGACGGACAAGGAGCTGGAGCAGGTCGCGGAGGCAGTGAAAGAAATCCGGGAGACGATGCCGCTCAAAGTATGCGCTTGCCTCGGCCTGCTGAAAGCGGATCAGGCCCGGCGTTTGTCGGAAGCGGGGGTTCACCGCTATAACCATAATTTGAATACAAGCAAGGCGAATTATCCTTCCATCACGAGCACGCACACCTATGACCAGCGCGTTGAAACGGTGGAAACCGCCAAAGCTAGCGGTTTGTCGCCTTGCTCCGGCGTAATCGTCGGGATGGGGGAGACGGACCGGGAAATCGTGGAGATGGCGTTTGCGCTGCGCGAACTGGATGCCGATTCGATTCCGGTCAATTTTCTGAACGCCATCCCGGGAACGCCGCTCGAGCGCGCCGGGCGGACGCCGGCTCTTAAGGCGTTGAAAACGCTGGCCCTGTTCCGCTTCATTTGTCCGTCCAAAGAAATCCGCGTGGCCGGGGGCCGCGAAACGAGCCTCCGCTCGCTTCAGCCATTGTCCCTGTACGCGGCCAATTCGCTGTTCGTCGGCGACTACTTGACGACCGAAGGGCAGGACGTTACCCAGGATCACCGAATGATTGAGGATCTGGGCTTTGAGATTGAACTCACTGCGATTTAG
- a CDS encoding response regulator transcription factor: protein MFNIMLIEDDRSLFQEIKERLEQWSYGVHGVRDFGDVLREFTAICPDLVVIDIQLPKYDGFHWCRMIRAHSNVPIIFLSSRDHPTDMVMSMQLGADDFIQKPFHFEVLIAKIQATLRRVYDYNTDRVELRTWRGAAVEYVRNTIRNGQGTIELTKNEMLILKMLIERKNRIVSREELIRSLWDNEHFVSDNTLTVNVNRLRKKLEEIGLGAYIETKVGQGYIATEEAAPQ, encoded by the coding sequence TTGTTTAACATTATGCTGATCGAAGACGACCGGTCTCTTTTTCAGGAAATCAAAGAACGGCTGGAGCAATGGTCCTACGGGGTGCACGGGGTCAGGGACTTCGGAGACGTGCTGCGGGAGTTTACGGCGATTTGTCCCGATCTGGTCGTCATCGACATTCAGTTGCCGAAATATGACGGGTTCCATTGGTGCCGGATGATCCGGGCTCATTCCAACGTACCGATCATTTTTCTGTCCTCGCGCGATCATCCGACCGATATGGTGATGTCCATGCAGCTGGGGGCGGACGATTTTATTCAGAAGCCGTTTCATTTCGAGGTGCTGATCGCCAAAATCCAGGCGACGCTGCGGCGCGTGTACGACTACAATACGGACCGGGTGGAACTGCGGACATGGCGCGGGGCCGCGGTGGAGTACGTGCGGAATACGATCCGGAACGGGCAGGGGACAATCGAACTGACGAAAAACGAAATGCTGATTTTAAAAATGCTGATTGAACGCAAAAACCGGATCGTCAGCCGGGAAGAGCTGATCCGGAGCTTGTGGGACAACGAGCATTTCGTCAGCGACAACACCTTGACGGTCAACGTGAACCGGCTGCGCAAGAAGCTGGAAGAAATCGGGCTGGGCGCTTATATCGAAACCAAGGTGGGACAAGGGTATATAGCCACGGAAGAGGCGGCGCCCCAATGA